A DNA window from Branchiostoma lanceolatum isolate klBraLanc5 chromosome 17, klBraLanc5.hap2, whole genome shotgun sequence contains the following coding sequences:
- the LOC136422362 gene encoding uncharacterized protein isoform X5 yields MKGALRSHNAIPYKEGSSPSSGSQSARKMTPSLSKLGKQKKVDSKEMEDPGRRASPVGASAGDSSEDSVLLQGDYDEAASAASFQQALSEWRAGKSAGKTKQETRSQQDGDRRTSVEVSDSGCGTADDRKRTTTPVEIHFQQHSISYMDKLLLRKHRREDVPALPTSDQANGNSHDMRKAWAEDQEDQQIFFLSDEEEEHQRIRQMFHHTGSSKQTPPDYSRQDTDVLITELSEVMSTPGVEETSSFMVDEGDDVSQQTDRPMSSSSILIEEAFVPKSAQSNPNPQPENKEKDASSKKETQSRPKSQSSRERLEQKLQQQKSASSAHAPTRPEGKPSTERQRSGRQRRPISRTKLGQTKGKAQSESMILESYTPRVRMHAIRRAESLPTRQEPILPGGGITTQPSQALRATSRLSTNPLHRYEEGLTDFFLVGVKKAENSATPEIQEPPEHHKKILDATFKGSSDDVDSTVGFSFWRPESSVADHTVIHFMDFGIQDFLKGGDGFSPPKDEAEELVSPPEPGVITLNAPPPRRWSSDEMEGVMEQCPEDDRPPSGDLRRSPSPQPKWKQNGTRGSKEGKRSPRTTLSPSNHVDFDDAEEANEISLYQRAVRRKSCDLVKVDKSIPERSESHDLGNERNVESRLGDNLADFDRLSDDHEQDDRETLDQLEWELASQTGRVTADGQISRMSMVSPDGAELDTDTELGIHQDDGRGTGLSSSYDDVDLGHRLSEEDLMADFEEVEKQLQREEHEDQEDVKALH; encoded by the exons ATGAAGGGGGCGCTGCGGAGTCACAATGCCATCCCTTATAAG GAGGGGAGCAGTCCATCGTCCGGGTCTCAGAGTGCCAGAAAGAT GACACCATCCTTAAGCAAGCTGGGGAAACAGAAGAAGGTTGACAGTAAAGAA ATGGAAGATCCAGGTAGAAGAGCAAGTCCAGTTGGAGCCTCGGCCGGGGATTCTTCGGAGGATTCTGTACTTCTCCAGGGGGACTATGACGAGGCAGCCAGCGCAGCGTCCTTCCAGCAGGCCCTGTCTGAGTGGAGAGCCGGCAAGTCTGCAGGGAAAACCAAACAGGAGACAAGAAGTCAGCAAGATGGGGACAGGAGGACAAGTGTGGAAG TGTCTGACAGTGGTTGTGGGACAGCAGATGACAGAAAGAGGACGACCACGCCCGTGGAGATCCACTTCCAACAACACTCTATCAGCTACATGGACAAACTGCTACTCAGGAAACACAGGAG AGAGGACGTCCCCGCCCTCCCTACATCAGACCAAGCCAATGGGAACAGCCATGACATGAGGAAGGCCTGGGCAGAAGACCAAGAGGACCAACAAATCTTCTTCCTATCAG ATGAGGAGGAAGAACATCAGCGTATCAGGCAGATGTTCCACCACACGGGCAGCAGCAAACAGACTCCACCTGACTACAGCAGGCAGGATACAGACGTGCTCATCACTGAACTGTCAGAG GTAATGTCAACCCCAGGTGTGGAAGAAACAAGTTCCTTCATGGTGGATGAAGGAGACGACGTGTCACAACAAACAGATAGGCCTATGTCTTCATCAAG TATTCTAATTGAAGAAGCATTTGTGCCAAAATCAGCGCAATCAAACCCAAACCCACAACCAGAGAATAAAGAGAAAGATGCCTCATCGAAAAAGGAAACTCAAAGCAGGCCAAAATCACAGTCCTCTCGCGAGAGACTGGAACAAAAGCTCCAGCAGCAGAAAAGTGCGTCATCAGCCCATGCCCCGACCAGACCAGAAGGGAAGCCATCGACGGAACGACAACGTAGCGGACGTCAGCGTAGACCCATATCTCGAACAAAGCTGGGGCAAACTAAAGGGAAAGCACAGTCGGAGTCCATGATTCTAGAGTCCTACACACCAAGGGTTAGGATGCACGCTATCAGAAGGGCAGAGAGTCTTCCAACCCGACAAGAACCCATACTTCCTGGAGGGGGAATCACTACACAGCCGTCCCAG GCTCTGAGGGCCACAAGTCGCCTGTCTACAAACCCACTCCACCGCTACGAAGAAGGACTGACAGACTTCTTCCTGGTGGGAGTGAAGAAAGCAGAGAATTCGGCAACTCCCGAGATTCAGGAGCCACCTGAACATCACAAGAAAATTCTTGATGCTACTTTTAAAGGTAGCAGTGATGATGTTGACTCCACAG TAGGTTTTTCCTTCTGGAGACCTGAGAGCAGTGTTGCCGACCACACTGTCATACACTTCATGGACTTTGGGATCCAGGATTTCCTCAAGGGGGGCGACGGGTTCTCCCCTCCCAAGGACGAAGCCGAGGAGCTGGTGTCCCCCCCTGAGCCGGGGGTCATCACGCTGAACGCCCCCCCGCCCAGAAGGTGGTCTAGCGACGAGATGGAGGGGGTGATGGAGCAGTGCCCCGAGGACGACAGACCACCCTCTGGGGATCTGAGAAGATCGCCCTCCCCCCAACCCAAATGGAAACAGAACGGCACCAGGGGTAGTAAGGAAGGCAAGAGGAGTCCCCGCACCACCCTCTCCCCGTCCAACCACGTAGACTTTGACGACGCCGAAGAGGCGAACGAAATCAGCCTCTACCAGCGCGCCGTCAGGAGAAAGAGCTGCGACCTTGTCAAGGTCGATAAGAGCATACCGGAGAGGTCGGAGTCCCACGACCTGGGTAACGAGAGGAATGTGGAGTCCAGGCTGGGGGACAACCTGGCGGACTTCGACCGGCTGAGCGACGATCATGAGCAGGACGACAGGGAAACGTTAGACCAGCTGGAGTGGGAGCTCGCCTCGCAAACAGGACGCGTCACAG CTGATGGTCAGATCTCCAGAATGAGCATGGTGAGTCCAGACGGAGCTGAGCTGGACACAGACACAGAGCTGGGCATCCATCAGGACGACGGGCGTGGCACGGGGCTCAGCTCATCCTACGACGATGTAGATCTCGGCCATCGCCTTAGTGAAGAAGACCTCATGGCAGACTTTGAAGAA GTGGAAAAACAGCTTCAGCGAGAAGAACATGAAGACCAGGAAGACGTGAAGGCCCTGCACTGA
- the LOC136422363 gene encoding galactosylceramide sulfotransferase-like isoform X1, which translates to MQLRRLHTIFLFVVVLLGAGFYHVQPQLDQHIGLARNHSNLWNMIVKSNIKNTTSSMMEAAQKSLETQHLAFNSENSVSSSRTKLPRINVGTCQPHLSVAFLKVHKCGSTTVSNDVMFRFAFKHNLIAALPNSDRPIIGSLGRIRDSDYKKPPKGKRWNIFAHHAMYNRTRFRQLMAPDTRYVTILREPLQRLKSAFQYFHLEDRFPGLQKQTPRGVAYVTTYLKRPGYWDTHYQQPPTPDGREHRCLRNCLGRDLGLSEKHYDNNTAVQEFIQGIENDFTTVLILEYLPESLVLLKRRMCWTLYDILYAHGTHSLKQRYKGKEVVTGAMKDGFYKHNKADVMLYTRFNDSLHRQISQEGTDFLEEVKHFKRTNDNVLGFCQSKKWRRQRNLIVEKSKWNDAFSVNVGNSFCKLYDKGRQYWHLKLKSAY; encoded by the exons ATGCAGCTCAGAAGACTTCATACCATCTTCCTTTTTGTCGTTGTCCTTTTGGGGGCAGGTTTTTACCACGTCCAG CCACAGCTGGACCAACACATTGGACTGGCGAGGAACCACAGTAACTTATGGAACATGATTGTAAAAAGTAACATAAAG AATACGACGAGTTCGATGATGGAGGCTGCACAGAAGTCTTTAGAAACTCAACATCTTGCATTCAATTCCGAGAACTCTGTTTCGAGCAGCAGAACCAAGTTGCCGAG GATAAACGTCGGCACATGCCAACCTCATCTCAGCGTTGCCTTCCTTAAGGTTCACAAATGCGGCTCTACAACAGTATCCAACGACGTCATGTTTAGATTCGCTTTCAAGCATAACTTGATTGCTGCTCTGCCAAATAGCGACCGTCCTATCATAGGCAGTTTGGGTAGGATACG AGACAGTGACTACAAGAAACCGCCGAAGGGAAAACGCTGGAACATCTTTGCTCACCACGCCATGTACAACAGGACCCGCTTTCGACAACTCATGGCTCCCGATACAAG GTACGTTACCATTCTACGAGAACCACTACAACGGCTCAAGTCTGCTTTCCAGTACTTTCACCTTGAAGACAGATTTCCTGgacttcaaaaacaaactccTCGTGGAGTCGCTTACGTCACGACGTACCTCAAAAGACCTGGCTACTGGGATACGCACTACCAGCAACCCCCTACTCCAGATGGTAGAGAACATCGTTGTTTAAGGAATTGCTTAGGTCGCGACTTGGGACTTTCAGAGAAGCACTATGACAACAACACTGCCGTTCAAGAGTTCATACAAGGCATAGAAAACGACTTCACGACAGTTCTGATCTTAGAATATTTGCCGGAGTCTTTAGTTCTACTTAAACGGCGCATGTGCTGGACATTATATGACATCCTTTATGCACATGGAACTCATTCATTAAAGCAAAGATACAAAGGCAAGGAAGTCGTCACAGGCGCGATGAAAGACGGATTCTATAAGCACAACAAGGCTGATGTCATGTTATACACTCGTTTCAACGACTCTCTCCATAGACAGATCAGTCAAGAGGGCACTGACTTTCTAGAAGAGGTAAAACATTTCAAGCGAACCAACGACAATGTCTTGGGTTTCTGTCAATCTAAGAAATGGAGAAGACAAAGAAACTTGATTGTTGAGAAAAGCAAATGGAATGACGCTTTTTCTGTTAACGTTGGCAACTCGTTTTGTAAGCTATACGACAAAGGTAGACAGTACTGGCATCTAAAACTAAAATCAGCGTACTGA
- the LOC136422363 gene encoding galactosylceramide sulfotransferase-like isoform X3, whose product MQLRRLHTIFLFVVVLLGAGFYHVQPQLDQHIGLARNHSNLWNMIVKSNIKNTTSSMMEAAQKSLETQHLAFNSENSVSSSRTKLPRDSDYKKPPKGKRWNIFAHHAMYNRTRFRQLMAPDTRYVTILREPLQRLKSAFQYFHLEDRFPGLQKQTPRGVAYVTTYLKRPGYWDTHYQQPPTPDGREHRCLRNCLGRDLGLSEKHYDNNTAVQEFIQGIENDFTTVLILEYLPESLVLLKRRMCWTLYDILYAHGTHSLKQRYKGKEVVTGAMKDGFYKHNKADVMLYTRFNDSLHRQISQEGTDFLEEVKHFKRTNDNVLGFCQSKKWRRQRNLIVEKSKWNDAFSVNVGNSFCKLYDKGRQYWHLKLKSAY is encoded by the exons ATGCAGCTCAGAAGACTTCATACCATCTTCCTTTTTGTCGTTGTCCTTTTGGGGGCAGGTTTTTACCACGTCCAG CCACAGCTGGACCAACACATTGGACTGGCGAGGAACCACAGTAACTTATGGAACATGATTGTAAAAAGTAACATAAAG AATACGACGAGTTCGATGATGGAGGCTGCACAGAAGTCTTTAGAAACTCAACATCTTGCATTCAATTCCGAGAACTCTGTTTCGAGCAGCAGAACCAAGTTGCCGAG AGACAGTGACTACAAGAAACCGCCGAAGGGAAAACGCTGGAACATCTTTGCTCACCACGCCATGTACAACAGGACCCGCTTTCGACAACTCATGGCTCCCGATACAAG GTACGTTACCATTCTACGAGAACCACTACAACGGCTCAAGTCTGCTTTCCAGTACTTTCACCTTGAAGACAGATTTCCTGgacttcaaaaacaaactccTCGTGGAGTCGCTTACGTCACGACGTACCTCAAAAGACCTGGCTACTGGGATACGCACTACCAGCAACCCCCTACTCCAGATGGTAGAGAACATCGTTGTTTAAGGAATTGCTTAGGTCGCGACTTGGGACTTTCAGAGAAGCACTATGACAACAACACTGCCGTTCAAGAGTTCATACAAGGCATAGAAAACGACTTCACGACAGTTCTGATCTTAGAATATTTGCCGGAGTCTTTAGTTCTACTTAAACGGCGCATGTGCTGGACATTATATGACATCCTTTATGCACATGGAACTCATTCATTAAAGCAAAGATACAAAGGCAAGGAAGTCGTCACAGGCGCGATGAAAGACGGATTCTATAAGCACAACAAGGCTGATGTCATGTTATACACTCGTTTCAACGACTCTCTCCATAGACAGATCAGTCAAGAGGGCACTGACTTTCTAGAAGAGGTAAAACATTTCAAGCGAACCAACGACAATGTCTTGGGTTTCTGTCAATCTAAGAAATGGAGAAGACAAAGAAACTTGATTGTTGAGAAAAGCAAATGGAATGACGCTTTTTCTGTTAACGTTGGCAACTCGTTTTGTAAGCTATACGACAAAGGTAGACAGTACTGGCATCTAAAACTAAAATCAGCGTACTGA
- the LOC136422363 gene encoding galactosylceramide sulfotransferase-like isoform X2, giving the protein MIVKSNIKNTTSSMMEAAQKSLETQHLAFNSENSVSSSRTKLPRINVGTCQPHLSVAFLKVHKCGSTTVSNDVMFRFAFKHNLIAALPNSDRPIIGSLGRIRDSDYKKPPKGKRWNIFAHHAMYNRTRFRQLMAPDTRYVTILREPLQRLKSAFQYFHLEDRFPGLQKQTPRGVAYVTTYLKRPGYWDTHYQQPPTPDGREHRCLRNCLGRDLGLSEKHYDNNTAVQEFIQGIENDFTTVLILEYLPESLVLLKRRMCWTLYDILYAHGTHSLKQRYKGKEVVTGAMKDGFYKHNKADVMLYTRFNDSLHRQISQEGTDFLEEVKHFKRTNDNVLGFCQSKKWRRQRNLIVEKSKWNDAFSVNVGNSFCKLYDKGRQYWHLKLKSAY; this is encoded by the exons ATGATTGTAAAAAGTAACATAAAG AATACGACGAGTTCGATGATGGAGGCTGCACAGAAGTCTTTAGAAACTCAACATCTTGCATTCAATTCCGAGAACTCTGTTTCGAGCAGCAGAACCAAGTTGCCGAG GATAAACGTCGGCACATGCCAACCTCATCTCAGCGTTGCCTTCCTTAAGGTTCACAAATGCGGCTCTACAACAGTATCCAACGACGTCATGTTTAGATTCGCTTTCAAGCATAACTTGATTGCTGCTCTGCCAAATAGCGACCGTCCTATCATAGGCAGTTTGGGTAGGATACG AGACAGTGACTACAAGAAACCGCCGAAGGGAAAACGCTGGAACATCTTTGCTCACCACGCCATGTACAACAGGACCCGCTTTCGACAACTCATGGCTCCCGATACAAG GTACGTTACCATTCTACGAGAACCACTACAACGGCTCAAGTCTGCTTTCCAGTACTTTCACCTTGAAGACAGATTTCCTGgacttcaaaaacaaactccTCGTGGAGTCGCTTACGTCACGACGTACCTCAAAAGACCTGGCTACTGGGATACGCACTACCAGCAACCCCCTACTCCAGATGGTAGAGAACATCGTTGTTTAAGGAATTGCTTAGGTCGCGACTTGGGACTTTCAGAGAAGCACTATGACAACAACACTGCCGTTCAAGAGTTCATACAAGGCATAGAAAACGACTTCACGACAGTTCTGATCTTAGAATATTTGCCGGAGTCTTTAGTTCTACTTAAACGGCGCATGTGCTGGACATTATATGACATCCTTTATGCACATGGAACTCATTCATTAAAGCAAAGATACAAAGGCAAGGAAGTCGTCACAGGCGCGATGAAAGACGGATTCTATAAGCACAACAAGGCTGATGTCATGTTATACACTCGTTTCAACGACTCTCTCCATAGACAGATCAGTCAAGAGGGCACTGACTTTCTAGAAGAGGTAAAACATTTCAAGCGAACCAACGACAATGTCTTGGGTTTCTGTCAATCTAAGAAATGGAGAAGACAAAGAAACTTGATTGTTGAGAAAAGCAAATGGAATGACGCTTTTTCTGTTAACGTTGGCAACTCGTTTTGTAAGCTATACGACAAAGGTAGACAGTACTGGCATCTAAAACTAAAATCAGCGTACTGA
- the LOC136422958 gene encoding nuclear RNA export factor 1-like isoform X1 has protein sequence MTERDDGNIKDPFQKTMSCGGVAEEEKVKRAAEQTGKREGHTATSASTGRGGGFAAGGLGFAHVSMYGGSTRKEKKKCRRKRPNKGGQRRGGYRLTSRFNPYADVRLQSSNPRTMPMLPMVLVPAELFGQCSGTQVYKAMHSNTAKVVAEDGRDRITVPVESKGQDIETHVHDAESSSTVEEGAEVSQHKAVDSKLGAEESAKVCKDDWHKITVLHGKRYKREWLTNQLQKLCPVPFQPTDLHYAKAHMVFYVPDKTTASGLNSISKKIKTKIGFKLIILTKPEIPPSLQVVDEATMEAMKLCIVKRFDAATSSLNLSNMYWDTELKAQNIRVPLNQKKYMNSVIAIIKDNVSVIDHLDMSDNKLYSLNGLADLVSVRGGVTSLNISHNELKSESELEKIEGWNLEMLWMNDNPLCNHYCEQYTYISTVRRRFPNVVRLDGQVYSLPTES, from the exons ATGACTGAGAGAGACGACGGGAATATCAAGGACCCTTTCCAGAAGACTATGTCGT gcGGTGGAGTGGCTGAAGAAGAGAAAGTCAAGAGGGCAGCTGAGCAAACAGGAAAGAGGGAAG gACACACAGCAACATCTGCATCCACAGGTAGAGGTGGGGGATTTGCTGCTGGAGGATTAGGATTTGCTCATGTCAGTATGTACGGGGGTTCAACCCGAAAGGAAAAGAAGAAATGTCGTAGGAAGAGACCAAACAAAGGTGGCCAAAGAAGAGGAGGATATCGATTGACTTCAAGATT TAATCCATATGCAGATGTGCGACTCCAGTCTAGCAACCCCAGGACCATGCCAATGCTTCCGATGGTACTCGTGCCAGCAGAGTTGTTTGGACAGTGTTCAGGGACTCAGGTGTATAAAGCAATGCATTCCAACACTgcaaaagtggttgctgaggatgGCAGAGACAGAATCACAGTACCAGTAGAGTCAAAAGGCCAAGATATAGAGACTCATGTGCACGATGCAGAAAGTTCCAGCACTGTGGAAGAGGGTGCTGAAGTTAGCCAGCACAAAGCGGTTGATTCCAAGCTGGGTGCAGAAGAAAGTGCTAAAGTCTGTAAAGATGACTGGCATAAAATCACA GTTCTTCACGGAAAGAGATACAAAAGGGAGTGGTTGACAAACCAGCTGCAAAAACTATGCCCTGTACCATTCCAACCCACAGAC ctCCACTATGCTAAGGCTCACATGGTTTTCTATGTTCCTGACAAGACCACGGCCAGTGGCCTCAATAGCATCAGCAAGAAGATTAAGACAAAGATTGGCTTCAAG CTTATTATCCTCACCAAACCTGAGATACCTCCAAGTCTCCAAGTTGTGGATGAAGCTACAATGGAAGCAATGAAA TTGTGTATTGTCAAGAGATTTGATGCTGCCACCTCTTCTCTCAACCTGAGCAATATGTATTGGGACACTG AACTTAAAGCACAGAACATCCGAGTGCCCCTGAACCAAAAGAAGTACATGAACTCTGTCATTGCAATCATCAAGGACAATGTGTCAGTG ATAGATCACCTTGACATGAGTGATAATAAATTGTACAGCCTGAATGGCCTGGCAGACTTAGTTTCCGTCAGAGGGGGCGTCACCTCCCTAAACATTTCTCACAATGAG TTGAAGTCAGAGTCTGAATTGGAGAAAATCGAGGGCTGGAATCTGGAAATGCTCTGGATGAATGACAACCCCCTGTGTAACCACTACTGTGAACAGTATACCTATATCAG TACTGTGAGGAGGCGGTTCCCTAACGTAGTCAGACTG GATGGGCAAGTGTACTCCCTGCCAACTGAATCATAA
- the LOC136422958 gene encoding nuclear RNA export factor 1-like isoform X2: MYGGSTRKEKKKCRRKRPNKGGQRRGGYRLTSRFNPYADVRLQSSNPRTMPMLPMVLVPAELFGQCSGTQVYKAMHSNTAKVVAEDGRDRITVPVESKGQDIETHVHDAESSSTVEEGAEVSQHKAVDSKLGAEESAKVCKDDWHKITVLHGKRYKREWLTNQLQKLCPVPFQPTDLHYAKAHMVFYVPDKTTASGLNSISKKIKTKIGFKLIILTKPEIPPSLQVVDEATMEAMKLCIVKRFDAATSSLNLSNMYWDTELKAQNIRVPLNQKKYMNSVIAIIKDNVSVIDHLDMSDNKLYSLNGLADLVSVRGGVTSLNISHNELKSESELEKIEGWNLEMLWMNDNPLCNHYCEQYTYISTVRRRFPNVVRLDGQVYSLPTES, encoded by the exons ATGTACGGGGGTTCAACCCGAAAGGAAAAGAAGAAATGTCGTAGGAAGAGACCAAACAAAGGTGGCCAAAGAAGAGGAGGATATCGATTGACTTCAAGATT TAATCCATATGCAGATGTGCGACTCCAGTCTAGCAACCCCAGGACCATGCCAATGCTTCCGATGGTACTCGTGCCAGCAGAGTTGTTTGGACAGTGTTCAGGGACTCAGGTGTATAAAGCAATGCATTCCAACACTgcaaaagtggttgctgaggatgGCAGAGACAGAATCACAGTACCAGTAGAGTCAAAAGGCCAAGATATAGAGACTCATGTGCACGATGCAGAAAGTTCCAGCACTGTGGAAGAGGGTGCTGAAGTTAGCCAGCACAAAGCGGTTGATTCCAAGCTGGGTGCAGAAGAAAGTGCTAAAGTCTGTAAAGATGACTGGCATAAAATCACA GTTCTTCACGGAAAGAGATACAAAAGGGAGTGGTTGACAAACCAGCTGCAAAAACTATGCCCTGTACCATTCCAACCCACAGAC ctCCACTATGCTAAGGCTCACATGGTTTTCTATGTTCCTGACAAGACCACGGCCAGTGGCCTCAATAGCATCAGCAAGAAGATTAAGACAAAGATTGGCTTCAAG CTTATTATCCTCACCAAACCTGAGATACCTCCAAGTCTCCAAGTTGTGGATGAAGCTACAATGGAAGCAATGAAA TTGTGTATTGTCAAGAGATTTGATGCTGCCACCTCTTCTCTCAACCTGAGCAATATGTATTGGGACACTG AACTTAAAGCACAGAACATCCGAGTGCCCCTGAACCAAAAGAAGTACATGAACTCTGTCATTGCAATCATCAAGGACAATGTGTCAGTG ATAGATCACCTTGACATGAGTGATAATAAATTGTACAGCCTGAATGGCCTGGCAGACTTAGTTTCCGTCAGAGGGGGCGTCACCTCCCTAAACATTTCTCACAATGAG TTGAAGTCAGAGTCTGAATTGGAGAAAATCGAGGGCTGGAATCTGGAAATGCTCTGGATGAATGACAACCCCCTGTGTAACCACTACTGTGAACAGTATACCTATATCAG TACTGTGAGGAGGCGGTTCCCTAACGTAGTCAGACTG GATGGGCAAGTGTACTCCCTGCCAACTGAATCATAA
- the LOC136422957 gene encoding mucin-4-like — MIILILVLSAVVDTSIYGQTIVRNGTTTPTPLWTSSQTQASVAGETTVPSSNRTTFARGVSIDRNADTTVSAKTRTTHFVNIVQSTRRSTSRLKSTDVTRTATKISTNRTMSMPFHDSMTKSSTPQPYTTSIRSIIRRQSTDTKSSATPIKSTRRRYTTDLSRRSTKIPTTNIVNPTASTTMSSALLGPASTSGLYSTNFSRMNTTEVLGMSSSALASTTPLDPTRMIPSKYVWNAINRHIYPNPRREPRRCRRPSPSWVCDPSGVFTTEQVDELDAILTSISLQSDCPCNEHCHHRTYGFVVTLVILYRYDPHPNQTLPITRHMRLSELSAGTCGEDTVVSYDFSRKMLNISTGVVAFQTLTDQLAEVIIAPYMDDITSQDTERNFIGLKGFLTVTKTVFVGTYNPPEMTDLERLFIAIGGSMGLLAFCSLFFCCIAGTRAFWGRKKKNPSSLDFDDEEDRYYDPKVEGTFIPFYHFIPEGTVGNKKRMGITEMKTKMETTKKNRSISTQEEDPDVFDDFDRFAKVGRAARLWKKRARRPPPQPPPPAVGNFRRSLTT, encoded by the exons ATGATTATCCTGATTTTGGTTTTGTCTGCGGTTGTAGATACTTCAATTTACGGGCAGACAATTGTTCGTAATGGCACAACTACGCCTACACCACTTTGGACATCGTCCCAAACACAGGCAAGTGTCGCTGGTGAGACCACAGTGCCATCTTCCAACAGAACTACCTTCGCCCGTGGAGTCTCCATTGACAGAAATGCTGATACCACAGTTTCTGCTAAAACTAGAACTACACATTTTGTGAACATTGTACAGTCTACCAGAAGATCCACTAGCCGATTGAAATCAACCGACGTCACCCGAACGGCTACGAAGATCTCAACGAACAGAACTATGAGCATGCCCTTCCACGATTCTATGACAAAGTCCTCCACACCGCAGCCGTATACTACATCAATACGAAGTATCATTCGACGACAGTCTACCGACACAAAATCCTCTGCCACACCGATAAAAAGTACCCGCCGGCGATACACAACCGACCTCAGCCGAAGGTCAACGAAAATTCCCACGACGAATATTGTAAACCCGACTGCCTCAACAACGATGTCTTCTGCGCTTCTCGGCCCAGCATCTACAAGTGGACTCTATTCAACCAACTTTAGCCGAATGAATACGACTGAGGTCCTCGGGATGAGCTCGTCTGCGCTCGCGTCCACGACCCCTCTCGACCCGACCCGAATGATTCCGAGCAAGTACGTGTGGAACGCTATAAACAGACACATCTATCCGAACCCACGAAGAGAGCCGAGACGATGTCGAAGGCCCAGCCCGTCTTGGGTCTGCGATCCAAGTGGAGTTTTTACTACTGAACAAG TGGACGAACTAGACGCCATCTTGACGTCGATTTCATTGCAGAGTGATTGTCCTTGTAACGAGCACTGTCACCACCGCACCTACGGGTTCGTCGTCACCCTGGTCATTCTCTACCGATACGACCC CCACCCTAACCAGACATTGCCGATAACGCGTCATATGCGGCTGTCCGAACTGAGTGCCGGGACGTGTGGAGAAGACACGGTTGTGAGCTATGACTTCAGCAGAAAAATG CTCAACATCTCAACTGGCGTGGTGGCCTTCCAGACTCTAACAGATCAACTTGCGGAGGTAATCATTGCTCCGTACATGGACGACATCACAAGTCAAGACACGGAAAGAAACTTCATCGGTCTCAAAGGATTCTTAACAGTGACCAAGACG GTGTTCGTTGGTACCTACAACCCCCCAGAAATGACTGATTTGGAGCGCCTTTTCATCGCTATTGGCGGGAGCATGGGGTTACTTGCATTCTGCTCTCTGTTCTTCTGTTGTATCGCCGGTACCAGGGCCTTTTGGGGCCGCAAGAAGAAAAACCCATCCTCGCTCGACTTCGATGACGAAGAGGATAGATACTATGACCCCAAAGTCGAGGGAACCTTCATTCCTTTCTACCATTTTATTCCAGAAGGAACAGTAGGAAATAAG AAAAGAATGGGGATCACAGAAATGAAAACCAAGATGGAGACGACCAAGAAAAACCGATCCATCTCGACTCAGGAGGAAGACCCGGACGTGTTCGATGACTTTGACCGCTTCGCAAAAGTCGGTCGGGCTGCCAGGCTGTGGAAGAAGCGTGCGCGGAGGCCCCCGCCTCAACCCCCGCCGCCGGCAGTGGGAAACTTCCGACGGAGTCTTACTACCTGA